Proteins found in one Armatimonadia bacterium genomic segment:
- a CDS encoding NUDIX domain-containing protein: MTVRNSAKALIVRDGKLLVTRNLDPWGDWYVLPGGGQRPGETLHEALRRECREEIGAEVEIGPLVAVREYLGSRHEFAEYDGEVHRVEFMFVCSLAEGQGIAEGQTPETGPRPDSYQTGVDWLPLDRLGDFRLYPKALKEWLWAWHTGAEVACYLGDCN, encoded by the coding sequence ATGACGGTCCGCAACTCGGCGAAGGCCCTTATCGTCCGCGACGGCAAGCTGCTGGTGACGCGGAATCTGGACCCCTGGGGTGATTGGTACGTGCTTCCCGGGGGCGGTCAGCGGCCGGGAGAGACTCTGCACGAGGCCCTGCGGCGCGAGTGTCGGGAGGAGATCGGGGCCGAGGTGGAGATCGGTCCCCTGGTGGCGGTGCGGGAGTACCTCGGCAGTCGCCATGAGTTCGCCGAGTATGACGGCGAGGTGCACCGGGTCGAGTTCATGTTCGTGTGCAGCCTGGCGGAGGGTCAAGGCATCGCGGAGGGTCAGACCCCGGAGACAGGGCCAAGGCCGGACAGCTACCAGACCGGAGTGGACTGGTTGCCGCTGGATAGGCTGGGCGACTTTCGGCTCTACCCGAAGGCTTTGAAGGAGTGGCTGTGGGCCTGGCACACGGGGGCTGAGGTCGCCTGCTATCTGGGCGACTGCAACTGA
- a CDS encoding serine hydrolase domain-containing protein translates to MDFARNLELAIQGAIEEGQIPGAVVLVGKGSRVLYHGAFGQRQIVPEPRPMELDTVFDLASVSKPIATAAAVMQLVESGKIVLNDPVRRFLPGFDAEGRENIAIRHLLTHTSGVPPYRNYLHDFGEDMPREQRRAAVIADLSQIALQTAPGEAFCYSCLGYIVVTSVIETVSGQPMKEYVQEHLFGPLGLEDTCFCPSPELVARCASTEQYPEGVLCGVVHDENARFLNGAGGNAGLFSTAQDLSRYVSALLDRLGSQVGRSGRFPLSPATIRAMMTPQTKIEDGIRGLGWDIDTGYTPQMRGEIFPAGGVGHTGYTGTSVWIDPPRNGYVILLTNRVHLGRDRDVSRLRRQVANIAAAWISEYR, encoded by the coding sequence ATGGACTTCGCAAGGAACCTGGAGCTGGCCATCCAGGGAGCCATTGAGGAAGGTCAGATCCCGGGTGCTGTAGTGCTCGTGGGCAAGGGCAGCCGCGTGCTGTATCACGGCGCCTTCGGGCAGCGCCAGATCGTCCCGGAGCCCCGCCCGATGGAACTGGACACCGTCTTTGATCTTGCCTCCGTAAGCAAGCCCATTGCGACCGCTGCCGCAGTCATGCAACTGGTCGAGAGTGGGAAGATCGTGCTCAACGACCCGGTGCGACGGTTCCTGCCGGGCTTTGACGCCGAGGGTCGAGAGAACATCGCGATCCGGCACCTGCTCACCCACACCTCGGGGGTGCCGCCCTATCGCAACTACCTGCACGACTTCGGCGAGGACATGCCCCGAGAGCAGCGTCGGGCGGCTGTGATCGCGGACCTGTCGCAGATCGCTCTGCAGACCGCGCCGGGCGAGGCCTTCTGCTACTCTTGCCTGGGCTACATCGTGGTGACCTCGGTGATCGAGACGGTCAGTGGGCAGCCCATGAAGGAGTATGTGCAGGAGCATCTCTTCGGCCCGCTGGGCCTGGAGGATACGTGCTTCTGTCCCTCGCCGGAGTTGGTGGCTCGCTGCGCCTCGACCGAGCAGTATCCTGAGGGCGTGCTCTGCGGCGTCGTGCATGACGAGAACGCGCGGTTCCTGAACGGCGCCGGCGGGAATGCCGGGCTGTTCTCGACGGCGCAGGATCTGAGCCGGTACGTGTCGGCGCTGCTGGATCGCCTCGGATCACAGGTTGGTCGCAGCGGTCGCTTCCCTCTCTCGCCCGCAACGATTCGGGCGATGATGACCCCGCAGACGAAGATCGAGGACGGGATTCGCGGCCTCGGCTGGGACATCGACACCGGGTACACGCCGCAGATGCGGGGCGAGATCTTCCCCGCAGGTGGTGTGGGACACACCGGCTACACGGGAACCTCGGTGTGGATCGACCCGCCCAGGAACGGCTACGTGATCCTGCTGACGAACCGCGTGCACCTGGGACGTGATCGCGACGTAAGTCGGCTGCGGCGGCAGGTCGCGAACATCGCTGCGGCATGGATCAGTGAGTACCGGTGA
- a CDS encoding flavin reductase family protein, which yields MERISVAYDRYFAQLCDSFNKGGVLLVSVDDKGRPNTMTIGWGQLGVIWGRKVFTVLVRPSRYTYGCINTTGDFTVNVPFPEQAEALAFCGSKSGRDYDKFAECSLTAVAAQCESLRSPYIAECGLAYECKTLSFNDLIPAQTDASVCDGCYPKGDFHRLYFGEVVAAHCSPDFAKRFGK from the coding sequence ATGGAACGTATCAGCGTTGCCTATGACCGCTATTTTGCACAACTGTGCGACTCCTTCAACAAGGGAGGAGTGCTACTAGTTTCGGTGGACGACAAGGGACGGCCGAACACGATGACCATTGGATGGGGGCAACTGGGCGTCATCTGGGGTCGCAAGGTCTTTACTGTGCTGGTGCGCCCCTCGCGGTACACCTATGGCTGCATCAACACCACGGGCGATTTCACGGTGAACGTGCCCTTCCCTGAGCAGGCGGAGGCGCTGGCCTTCTGCGGCTCCAAGTCGGGACGGGACTACGACAAGTTCGCGGAGTGTAGCCTCACCGCGGTGGCGGCGCAGTGTGAGAGCCTGCGGTCGCCGTACATCGCCGAGTGCGGGCTGGCCTACGAGTGCAAGACCCTCAGCTTCAATGACCTGATCCCGGCCCAGACGGACGCCTCAGTCTGCGACGGCTGCTATCCCAAGGGCGACTTTCACCGGCTGTACTTCGGCGAGGTCGTGGCGGCGCACTGCAGCCCCGACTTCGCAAAGCGCTTCGGCAAGTAG